The sequence below is a genomic window from Ensifer adhaerens.
GTTCTCACCGTCGTGCAGATGCTGCGCAAGAAGGGCGTTGTTTCCAAGTTCGTCGAATTCTTCGGCCCCGGCCTCGACGCCATGTCGCTCGCCGACCGTGCGACGATCGGCAACATGGGCCCGGAATATGGCGCGACCTGCGGCTTCTTCCCGGTTGACGGCGAAACCATCAACTACCTGACCATGTCCGGCCGCGAAACCGACCGCATCGCGCTCGTTGAAGCCTATTCGAAGGCTCAAGACATGTGGCGCAATGGCGACGGTTCCGACCTCGTCTTCACCGACACGCTGGAACTCGATCTCGGCGACGTCGTCCCCTCCATGGCAGGCCCGAAGCGTCCGGAAGGCCGCCTGCCGCTCGAAACGATCGCGCCGAACTTCGCTGCCGCGCTCGAAAACGACTACAAGAAGCCCGGCCAGCTTTCCAACCGTTACGCGGTTGAAGGCACGGATTACGATCTCGGCCATGGCGACGTGGCGATTGCCGCCATCACGTCCTGCACCAACACGTCCAACCCGTCCGTGCTGATTGCCGCCGGCCTGCTCGCCCGCAACGCGGTCGCCAAGGGCCTGAAGACGAAGCCGTGGGTGAAGACGTCGCTTGCCCCCGGATCGCAGGTGGTTGCCGAGTATCTGAACAATTCGGGTCTCCAGAAGGATCTCGATGCGCTGGGCTTCAACCTTGTCGGCTTCGGCTGCACGACCTGCATCGGCAACTCGGGTCCGCTGCCGGCCCCGATCTCCAAGACGATCAACGACAAGGGCCTGATTGCCGCCGGCGTTCTCTCCGGCAACCGCAACTTCGAAGGCCGCGTGTCGCCCGACGTCCAGGCGAACTACCTCGCCTCGCCGCCGCTCGTCGTCGCCTACGCTCTGGCCGGTTCGGTCCAGAAGGACCTGACGACGGAGCCGATCGGCGAAGGCAAGGATGGCCCGGTTTACCTGAAGGACATCTGGCCCTCGACCAAGGAGATCCAGGAATACATCATGAAATACGTCACCCGCGAAATCTACGCGGCGAAGTATGCCGATGTGTTCAAGGGCGACGCCAACTGGCAGGCCGTTCAGGCCCCGACCGGTCAGACCTATGCCTGGGACGACAATTCGACCTATGTCCAGAACCCGCCTTACTTCGTCGGCATGGGCATGAAGCTGTCGGGCATTTCCGACATCAAGGGCGCCCGCGTGCTCGGTCTCTTCGGCGACAAGATCACCACCGACCATATCTCCCCGGCCGGCTCCATCAAGGCGGCTTCGCCGGCCGGCGCCTACCTGACGGGCCATGGCGTGGCGGTTGCCGACTTCAACCAGTACGGCACGCGCCGCGGCAACCATGAAGTCATGATGCGCGGCACGTTCGCCAATATCCGCATCCGCAACCACATGCTCGGACCGAACGGCAAGGAAGGTGGCTACACCATCCACTATCCGTCCAAGGAAGAGATGTCGATCTATGATGCGGCCATGCAGTACAAGGCAGAGGGCGTTCCGCTCGTCATCTTCGCCGGCGTCGAATATGGCAACGGCTCGTCGCGTGACTGGGCTGCCAAGGGCACCAACCTGCTCGGCGTCAAGGCTGTGATCGCCCAGTCGTTCGAGCGCATCCACCGCTCCAACCTCGTCGGCATGGGCATCGTGCCCTTCGTCTTCGAGGACGGCACGAGCTGGGAGAGCCTCGGCCTCAAGGGCGACGAACTCGTCACGATCGAAGGCCTCGCCGACGTCAAGCCGCGCGAGAAGAAGATCGCCAAGGTCACCTATGGCGACGGCACGGTGAAGGACATCCCGATCATCTGCCGCATCGATACGCTCGACGAAGTCACCTACATGAACAACGGCGGCATCCTTCAGACGGTGCTGCGCCAGTTGGCTGCGTGAGGTTTGTCCTCTCCCGCTTTAAGGGAGAGGAAGCGATTTCAACATCTTAGCTAAAGGCTAAGTGTTAGAAATCGCAGGTGAGGGGGCTATAAGGCTCCAAGAGTTTGAGCCGCCGGATGAGAGATCGTCCGGCGGTTTTTTTGTTGGCTTGCGCTTACGTTTCTCTTCGGCGTGCGGAGATTTGGGAACGTATTGCTACCCTCTCCGCCGTCATCCTCGGGCCTGTCCCGAGGATCTGCAACGGAGGAAATTCTGCTGCACCGTCAATTGCTTGGCTTCGTCAGCAGATGGTCGGGACAGGCCCGACCATGACGCAAAGTGTGGTTGCGCCGAGGTGCCCAACCCCCTCTCTTGCGATTTCTGATGTTTAGCCTTCGGCTAATCCATCGAAATCGCTTTCTCCCCCACAAGGGGGGAGATTGGAGGATGACGCGGC
It includes:
- a CDS encoding aconitase produces the protein MATSLDSFKCRSTLTVNGKDYVYYSLPTAEKNGLAGISKLPYSMKVVLENLLRNEDGRSVTKADIEACAAWLVNKGKEEAEIAYRPARVLMQDFTGVPAVVDLAAMRDGIKALGGDPEKINPLVPVDLVIDHSVIVDEFGTPRAFARNVELEYERNEERYKFLKWGQQAFKNFRVVPPGTGICHQVNLEYLGQTVWTKEEGGETIAYPDTCVGTDSHTTMINGLGVLGWGVGGIEAEAAMLGQPVSMLLPEVIGFKLTGKLKEGVTATDLVLTVVQMLRKKGVVSKFVEFFGPGLDAMSLADRATIGNMGPEYGATCGFFPVDGETINYLTMSGRETDRIALVEAYSKAQDMWRNGDGSDLVFTDTLELDLGDVVPSMAGPKRPEGRLPLETIAPNFAAALENDYKKPGQLSNRYAVEGTDYDLGHGDVAIAAITSCTNTSNPSVLIAAGLLARNAVAKGLKTKPWVKTSLAPGSQVVAEYLNNSGLQKDLDALGFNLVGFGCTTCIGNSGPLPAPISKTINDKGLIAAGVLSGNRNFEGRVSPDVQANYLASPPLVVAYALAGSVQKDLTTEPIGEGKDGPVYLKDIWPSTKEIQEYIMKYVTREIYAAKYADVFKGDANWQAVQAPTGQTYAWDDNSTYVQNPPYFVGMGMKLSGISDIKGARVLGLFGDKITTDHISPAGSIKAASPAGAYLTGHGVAVADFNQYGTRRGNHEVMMRGTFANIRIRNHMLGPNGKEGGYTIHYPSKEEMSIYDAAMQYKAEGVPLVIFAGVEYGNGSSRDWAAKGTNLLGVKAVIAQSFERIHRSNLVGMGIVPFVFEDGTSWESLGLKGDELVTIEGLADVKPREKKIAKVTYGDGTVKDIPIICRIDTLDEVTYMNNGGILQTVLRQLAA